One window from the genome of Lepisosteus oculatus isolate fLepOcu1 chromosome 21, fLepOcu1.hap2, whole genome shotgun sequence encodes:
- the gal gene encoding galanin peptides isoform X1: MQKCFGVLCVSLVLCATLSETFGLVLSAKEKRGWTLNSAGYLLGPRRIEHLIQIKDSPSARGREEPLGEYAVDNHRSLSDKHGLAGKRELQLEDDIKSGSLRISDENVIRTVIDFLTYLRLKEMGALDNLHPSLTSEEVAQP; this comes from the exons ATGCAGAAGTGTTTTGGTGTTCTTTGCGTATCACTTGTACTGTGTGCCACCCTGTCAGAGACGTTTGGATTGGTTCTTTCG GCGAAGGAAAAGAGAGGCTGGACTCTGAACAGCGCCGGGTATTTACTGGGGCCTC GTCGTATTGAACACCTTATACAGATAAAGGATTCTCCCAGTGCAAGGGGGAGAGAAGAGCCGCTTGGTGAAT ATGCAGTGGACAATCACCGTTCTCTCAGCGATAAGCATGGCCTTGCCGGCAAACGTGAGCTGCAGCTGGAGGATGACATCAAATCAG GTTCACTAAGAATAAGCGATGAGAATGTAATACGTACTGTGATTGACTTCCTGACTTACCTGAGGCTGAAAG AAATGGGAGCTCTTGACAACTTGCACCCTTCGCTCACGTCAGAAGAGGTCGCTCAGCCATAG
- the gal gene encoding galanin peptides isoform X2, whose product MQKCFGVLCVSLVLCATLSETFGLVLSAKEKRGWTLNSAGYLLGPHAVDNHRSLSDKHGLAGKRELQLEDDIKSGSLRISDENVIRTVIDFLTYLRLKEMGALDNLHPSLTSEEVAQP is encoded by the exons ATGCAGAAGTGTTTTGGTGTTCTTTGCGTATCACTTGTACTGTGTGCCACCCTGTCAGAGACGTTTGGATTGGTTCTTTCG GCGAAGGAAAAGAGAGGCTGGACTCTGAACAGCGCCGGGTATTTACTGGGGCCTC ATGCAGTGGACAATCACCGTTCTCTCAGCGATAAGCATGGCCTTGCCGGCAAACGTGAGCTGCAGCTGGAGGATGACATCAAATCAG GTTCACTAAGAATAAGCGATGAGAATGTAATACGTACTGTGATTGACTTCCTGACTTACCTGAGGCTGAAAG AAATGGGAGCTCTTGACAACTTGCACCCTTCGCTCACGTCAGAAGAGGTCGCTCAGCCATAG
- the LOC102686711 gene encoding C-signal-like, whose protein sequence is MGAEFQSCRTVLITGAGRGLGLQMVKQLVTGNHRPLKIIATAREPAAAKELKELSEKYKGLHVVPLDVVSQGSIEKALQEVGSLVGDEGLNCLINNAGIMISGDIETVTAEGMMKNFETNTVSPLMITKAFLPLLRKAAAKSTGMGIHRAAIINISSMLGSIELHCQPVAGLKCCPYRTSKAALNMVTRCLAVDLEADGILCTAIHPGWVRTDMGGAEAPLSKEDSISSVLKVIASLSEKENGGFLSYDGKPLPW, encoded by the exons ATGGGCGCAGAGTTTCAGAGCTGCCGCACGGTGCTCATTACCGGAGCCGGTCGCGGCCTCGGCTTGCAGATGGTGAAACAGCTGGTAACAGGGAACCACAGACCGCTGAAAATAATCGCAACTGCCCGGGAGCCGGCAGCAGCCAAG GAGCTAAAGGAACTGTCTGAAAAATACAAAGGTCTACATGTGGTACCTCTTG ATGTTGTCAGCCAAGGGAGCATAGAGAAAGCCTTGCAAGAGGTGGGGTCTCTGGTTGGAGACGAAGGGCTGAACTGCTTGATTAACAATGCTGGGATTATGATCTCTGGAGACATTGAGACGGTGACGGCTGAAGGCATGATGAAAAACTTCGAAACTAATACTGTGTCTCCTCTCATGATCACCAAG GCATTTTTGCCCCTGTTGAGAAAAGCTGCAGCAAAGAGCACAGGAATGGGCATCCACAGAGCAGCCATCATCAACATCTCCTCCATGCTGGGATCAATTGAACTGCACTGCCAGCCTGTGGCAGGGTTGAAGTGTTGCCCTTACAGAACATCAAAG GCGGCTCTGAACATGGTGACTCGCTGTCTGGCTGTTGATTTAGAGGCAGACGGTATCCTGTGCACAGCCATCCACCCAGGCTGGGTCCGCACTGATATGGGGGGGGCAGAG GCTCCTTTGAGTAAAGAAGACAGCATTTCTTCAGTTCTCAAAGTGATTGCCAGCTTATCCGAGAAGGAAAATGGTGGATTTTTGAGCTATGATGGAAAGCCCCTTCCTTGGTAA
- the tesmin gene encoding spexin prohormone 2: MEEQTNFVQLVSQNKLTANPDVDCSQTNQCQKNQEIVFKEGTYSIAKQASSDIYVDSTSSKQSASLSSCGAGASVCARLGSGRETEAVGVSYGFHSARQPDCQPASSLLRLPPYSQTTSSQCHPTVVSRLGTGTNPRSRGTWSADEASQFGAMSAEVMEAVASITSDSTEEASYDVQLYEKFFPQQEMTAVQRSLGIVDNQPMLTQPVPSILKPFDHPREQGHSLCQGGPQLVVVNSCNQGQMNSFHGVEHSHTIPYPEPQAHTPFLTDTAGKAVSAPLGRVATNAVQTPCLNIPQKHSSDVPLVRMGPPFTQPLLFGAGHPVPRPPQEFLHPSCMVPPPVNSGFGYNFLPTSYFPQACPFFSNTVGFLADTCTQGQSERSLIGFAGASWDSKSKKPCNCTKSQCLKMYCDCFANGEICSNCNCINCYNNVEHESERYKAIKTCLDRNPEAFRPKIGNGKHGEIKGRHNKGCNCKRSGCLKNYCECYEAKIMCSTTCKCVGCKNYKDCPEQKMMGSTDFGEKINTRPYKISTDIIKRCPLSCVTLDVVQATCRCLLVRAEEAEKAVYSLYQAEKMILEEFGQCLTQIIQSMLKSGNFNP, from the exons ATGGAAGAACAGACTAACTTTGTGCAACTTGTGAGTCAGAATAAATTGACTGCCAACCCAGACGTGGACTGTTCTCAAACAAACCAATGTCAGAAAAATCAGGAAATCGTTTTCAAAGAAGGGACGTACTCCATTGCAAAGCAGGCGTCCTCAGATATCTATGTTGACAGCACATCGTCCAAGCAGTCTGCATCACTGTCATCTTGTGGAGCGGGTGCCAGCGTTTGTGCCAGGCTGGGCAGTGGCCGTGAGACGGAGGCAGTGGGTGTCAGTTATGGGTTTCACAGTGCACGTCAACCTGACTGCCAGCCTGCATCCTCGCTGCTGCGTCTTCCTCCTTACTCTCAGACCACGTCTTCGCAGTGCCATCCCACAGTGGTGTCTCGACTGGGCACCGGCACTAACCCCCGCTCCAGGGGAACATGGTCTGCAGATGAGGCCAGTCAGTTTGGAGCGATGTCG GCAGAAGTGATGGAGGCTGTTGCCAGTATTACATCTGACAGCACAGAGGAGGCTTCTTATGATGTGCAGCTATATGAGAAGTTTTTTCCTCAACAAGAAATGACAGCAGTACAAAGATCCCTAGGTATTGTGGACAATCAACCG ATGCTCACCCAGCCAGTGCCATCTATTCTCAAACCATTTGACCACCCAAGAGAGCAGGGGCACAGTCTGTGCCAG GGAGGACCGCAGCTGGTGGTTGTAAACAGCTGTAACCAGGGGCAGATGAACTCCTTCCATGGTGTGGAGCACTCTCACACCATACCCTACCCAGAACCTCAGGCGCACACTCCCTTCCTGACCGACACAGCTGGGAAAG CAGTTTCAGCACCTTTGGGAAGGGTGGCTACCAATGCTGTACAGACGCCATGCCTGAACATACCACAG AAGCATTCCAGTGATGTTCCTCTTGTGAGGATGGGTCCTCCCTTCACTCAGCCACTCTTGTTTGGGGCTGGGCATCCTGTCCCCAGACCACCGCAAGAATTCCTGCATCCCAGCTGCATGGTGCCTCCACCTGTAAACAGTGGCTTTGGATACAATTTTCTGCCAACCTCCTACTTCCCACAG GCCTGTCCTTTTTTCTCGAACACTGTTGGCTTCCTGGCGGACACTTGCACACAAGGCCAGTCTGAAAGATCTCTTATTGG GTTTGCAGGGGCTTCCTGGGATTCTAAATCCAAGAAACCCTGTAACTGTACTAAGTCCCAGTGTCTTAAAAT GTACTGTGACTGCTTTGCTAATGGAGAAATTTGTAGTAACTGCAACTGCATTAACTGCTACAACAATGTAGAACATGAGTCAGAAAGATACAAGGCCATTAAG ACTTGTCTGGACAGAAATCCTGAAGCGTTTAGGCCAAAGATTGGAAATGGAAAACATGGGGAGATCAAAGGCCGACACAACAAAGGCTGTAACTGCAAGCGCTCTGGGTGCCTTAAGAACTACTGTGAGTGCTATGAG GCCAAGATCATGTGCTCAACTACCTGTAAGTGTGTTGGATGCAAAAACTATAAAGATTGTCCTGAACAAAAGATGATGGGGTCAACAGACTTTGGGGAGAAGATAAATACAAGACCCTACAAAATATCGACAGACATAATAAAGAG GTGTCCACTTTCATGTGTCACACTTGATGTTGTCCAAGCAACTTGCCGATGTCTCCTTGTTCGAGCTGAGGAAGCAGAAAAGGCCGTTTATTCTTTGTATCAAGCTGAGAAAATGATTTTAGAAGAGTTTGGTCAGTGTTTAACGCAAATCATTCAGTCAATGCTAAAATCTGGTAACTTCAATCCCTAG
- the LOC107075778 gene encoding spexin prohormone 2-like, whose protein sequence is MKPRATFLWTCTFAIIFIVMESPSASKTPNKMNSRNWGPQSMMYLKGKYGRRYVSDYDEDQFEKFGLNNWNALLKGYQKLRPVEYKNIRRMLTAEKVEIRYLE, encoded by the exons ATG AAACCCAGGGCAACATTTCTGTGGACTTGTACTTTTGCGATTATCTTTATTGTGATGGAATCTCCTTCAGCTTCAAAGACACCG AATAAGATGAATTCTAGAAACTGGGGCCCACAGTCCATGATGTACCTTAAAGGaaaat ATGGGAGAAGATACGTTTCCGACTATGATGAAGATCAATTTGAGAAATTTGGGTTGAATAACTGGAACGCGCTTCTAAAAG GATACCAAAAATTAAGGCCAGTGGAGTATAAAAACATCAGAAGAATGCTGACAGCTGAAAAAGTAGAGATTCGGTACCTCGAGTAG
- the cox8b gene encoding cytochrome c oxidase subunit 8B: MLGLNHTFRLLGRTLRQQITPKASITSKPPKEVITPGEQAVALVAMFIAILVPSGWILSHLDDYKRRK; this comes from the exons ATGTTGGGGTTAAATCATACCTTCAGACTCCTCGGAAGGACCCTGCGCCAGCAGATCACCCCTAAAGCCAGCATTACTTCTAAGCCTCCGAAGGAGGTTATAACTCCGGGG GAACAAGCTGTTGCGCTGGTTGCTATGTTCATCGCCATCTTGGTGCCCTCCGGTTGGATTCTGTCTCACCTGGACGACTATAAGCGCCGGAAGTGA